The sequence below is a genomic window from Kitasatospora kifunensis.
CCGGGCGTGGCGCAGGAGGGGAAGCGGGAGGGAGCGGGGGGATCCGGAGGGGAGCAGGGTGGGGACCGCTGAGGGCCCCGGCGCGCGGGGACGCGCCGGGGCCCTCAGCTCATTCATGCCGCTCAGTTCACTCATGTCGCCCAGTTCACTCACGTCGTGCAGTTCACTCACGTCGCGCAGGCCACTCATGGAGCGTGGGCCAGGCCGCAGCCGGGCCCATCGAGGCCTACGAGTGCGCGACGAAGACGTGCGCGGCGATGTCCTTGCCCAGCTCGGCCGCGTCCGCGCCGCTGCCGACCAGCACGCCGCCGACCGCCGGGGCGACCTGGACGGTGGCACCAGGGCGGATCCCGGCCCGGCGCAGGGTGCGCATCAGCTCCTCGTCGGTCTGGATCGGCTCACCGATCCGGCGCACCACCACGCTGGCGCCGCTGTCCCCGGGGCGCAGCGCGTCCAGGGTGACCAGTGCGGCGTCGAAGCCCTCGCCCTCGGCCTTGCTGTCCCCCAGCTCGTCCAGGCCCGGGATCGGGTTGCCGTAGGGCGACTGGGTGGGGTGACCGAGCATGGCGAGCACCTTGCGCTCGACCGTCTCGCTCATCACGTGCTCCCAGCGGCAGGCCTCCTCGTGCACCTCCTCCCACTCCAGGCCGATCACGTCGATCAGCAGGCACTCCGCGATCCGGTGCTTGCGCATCACCCGCACGGCCAGCCTGCGGCCCTCCTCGGTCAGCTCCAGATGGCGGTCCCCGGCGACCTGGAGCAGGCCGTCGCGCTCCATCCGGCCGACCGTCTGGCTGACCGTGGGGCCGCTCTGCTCCAGGCGCTCGGCGATCCGGGCGCGCATCGGGATGATGCCCTCCTCCTCCAGCTCCAGGATGGTGCGGAGGTACATCTCAGTCGTGTCGATCAGCCCAGACATCGCCGTAGGCTCCGTTCCCTCGGTATCCTCACCGCCAATTCTGACGTACTGCGGGGACAACCGAGCCCGGCGCGATCGGCTTCCCGGTGGTTTCGTCCCTGTTGACAGCGGGCCCGCGCAGGCCGCACCGTGCTCGCCGTAGCTTTCTCCACTGGCGGTTAGGGAAGATCTTCATGGATGACCTGGTCGGGCAGTACTTCGCGGCGGCGACGGCGCACCTGGAGCGGGTGCGGGCGGAGGAGGCCGAGTCGATCGACCGGGCCGGCACGCTGCTGGCCGAGGCGGTGGCCGAGGGTCGGCGGATCTTCGCCTTCGGCGCCGGCCACTCCTCGCTGCCCGCCCAGGACGTGGTCTACCGGGCCGGCGGCCTGGTCGTCTTCAACCTGCTGAACGTGCCGGGCACCACCGGCGTCAACGTGATCCCGGCCCACCTGGGCAGCGCGCTGGAGCGGGTCTCCGGGCTGGCCACCACGACCCTGGACCTGACCCCCGCCACCGCCGGCGACCTGCTCTTCGTCATCTCGCTCTCCGGCCGCCAGGTGATGCCGATCGAGCTGGCCTCGCACGCCCGGGCCCGCGGCCTGCACGTGGTGGGCGTCACCTCGCTCGCCTATCCCGGCCAGGTCAGCTCCCAGCACCCCTCGGGGACGTATCTGAAGGACCACTGCGACGTGGTGCTGGACAACAAGGTCGCGGTGGGCGACGGCGAGCTGACCCACCCGGGTGCCGACACCTCCTTCGGCCCGGTCTCCACCATCACCACCAGCGCCCTGATGCAGGCCGTGGTGGTCAGCGCGGTCGGCAAGCTGGCCGACCGGGGGATCAGCGCCCCGCTGTTCCGCTCCGGCAACGTGGACGGCGGCACCGACTGGAACGCCAAGTTGATGGCCGAGCACGCGGACCGGATCTTCTACGCGTTCTGAACGACCCGGCCGTCCACCCCAACGAGCCCCCGCGACGAGCCCGCGCACTTCAATCGCCCCGGAACGGCGAATACCAGACCTGTGCGCACACCCCGTAGACGCTCATACTGGCCCGGGCGAAAGGCGTACCCGCCCTCCGCCGCGGGCAGTACGTCAGTGTCCAGCGGACACCACGCGTACGGGGGGACGGGATGGCAGCCGGCGCACGATCCACGGACCCGGTCCGCGAGGCCGAACTGCTGCCGGAGCTGTTCCGGGTGGCCGACTCCGCCTCGCAGCGCGGTCAGCGCCACTCGATCACGCTGGCCCGCTGGCAGCTGCTGCTGCTCACCGCGGCCGCGGCGGTCGGCTCCGCAGCCGGACGCCCGTACGCCTGGGCGGCCGCGGCGGCCTACCTCGGGGCCGGCTGGCTGGCCGTGGAGGTCAGCCGGCAGAATCCGCAGGGCCTGTGGTACGAGGGCCGGGCGGCCGCCGAGTCGGTCAAGACGCTGGCCTGGAAGTTCGCGGTGCGAGCCGATGCCTATCAGCCACTGCCGACCACGCTGCCGGACGCCGAGGGGCTCTACGACCTCCAGTTGCGCGGCATCCTGCGCGGCTTCAGACACAGCCCGGTGCTGCCGAGCGACGCCGAGCGACGCGCCGGGGTGACGGCGGCCATGCGCGAGCTGCGCGAACAGCCGCTGACCGTGCGCCGGGAGGTCTACCTGCGCGAACGGGTGGCAGCGCAGCACGGCTGGTACCGGGCCAAGGCCGGCTACTGCGACCGGGCCGGGCGGGTCACCGAGCTGCTCGGGGTCGCGCTGCCCGCCCTGGGCCTGGTGCTGGCGGTGCTGCGGGCACTGGACACCGTCTCCTTCGACCAGTTGGGCACCGTCTCGGCGGTGGCCGCCTCGGTGACCACCTGGGCCCAGCTGCGCCAGTACCGCCCGCTGGCGGCCGCCTACCGGCTGGCGGCCGACGAACTGGAGCTGGTCCGCGCGCAGTTGACCCAGCTCGACGTGGCCGCCGCCGACTCCGAGGAGCTCTGGGCCCGGCTTGCCAGAGACGCCGAGGAGGCCGTGTCGCGCGAGCACACCACCTGGCAGGCCCGCCGGGAGGTCCGCGGACCCGGCCACTGAGCGCGGGCAGCCGCCCGAGCCAGGTCGACCCGACCCAGCCCCGATCTATGCCATCCCGATCTACGCCATCCCGATCTACGCCATCCCGATCTACGTCACCCCGATCTATGTCCCCGAGCTATGGAGGTCCCCGGCGTGCAGCCCCGACTGGTGAAGACCGCCGACTGCCGCAGGCTCGCCGTGCAGACCTTCGGCGACCCCGAAGGCCGACCGGTCTTCCTGATGCACGGCACGCCCGGAAGCCGACTCGGGCCCACGCCGCGCAGCACCGTGCTCTACAACCTCGGTGTCCGCCTGATCTCCTTCGACCGCCCCGGCTACGGCGGCTCGGACCGCCTGCGCGGCCGCCAGGTGGCCGCGGCCGCCGCCGACGTGCAGGCGATCGCCGACGAGTTCGGGCTGGAACGTTTCGCCGTGGTGGGCCGCTCCGGCGGCGGACCGCACGCGCTGGCCTGTGGCGCCCTGCTGCCAGGGCGGGTGCACCGGGTGGCCGTGCTGGTGGGCCTGGCCCCCTGGAACGCCGAGGACCTGGACTGGTACGCCGGGATGACCGCCGCCAACATCCGCGACTACCGCGCCGCCGAGCGCGACCACCAGCGGATCGCGGCCACCATGGAGCAGCGCGCCCGGCGGATCCGCGACGATCCGGCCACCGTGCTCGCCGGGCTGCGCCGGGAGTTGACCGCCGAGGACCGGGCGGTGGTCTCCGACGCCGGCATCCGCCGCCTGCTGCTGAGCAACTACCGCGAGGCGTTCCGGCAGAACGCCGACGGCTGGATCGACGACGTGCTCGCCTTCACCACCGACTGGGGCTTCAAGGCCCAGGACGTCACGGCCGCCACCTGGCTGTGGCACGGCGCGGACGACATGTGGTCACCGGTGGACCACTCCCGCTGGCTGGCCGCGCACATCCCCGACGCCACCCTCTTCCTGGAGCCCGGCGCCGCCCACTTCGGCTCGCTGCGGGTGCTCACCGCCGCCCTGAAGTGGGCGGCGGGTGGCGCTGGCTGACGTATCGTCACCCCAAAGGGTCAGACCGGCTGCGGCTCCAGGTCGCGGTTGATCCGCTTCCAGCCCCGGGCCGAGACCGTGTTGGGGTGCTCCTCACCGAGCTGGCGGATCAGCTCGGCGACCGCGCGGGCGCGCAGCTCGGTGGCCTGGTTCACCTTGCCCTGGGAGCGCAGCGTGACGGCCAAGTTGGCCTGACAGGCCACCGCGTCGGGGTGGCGCGCGCTGTAGCGGTCACACAGACCCCGGTAGGCGGACAGCTCCAGTTCCTCGGCCTCGGCCAGCCGGCCCTGGTCACCGTAGGCGTTGGCCAGGTTGATCATCGCGTTGAGGGTGTACGGGTGCTCGCGACCCAACACCCGGGTGAGCGTGTTCACCGTGCTCGTGCCCAGCTCGACCGCCTCCGTCACCCCACCGCTGCCGCGCAGGTAGATCACCAGGTTGTTGGCGCAGGCCAGGGTGAACGGGTGTTCCGCGCCGAAGAGTTGCTGGTGGCCTACGAAGACCTGGCGGGCCAGATCACGGGCCGCGTCCTTGTCGCCGCCCGCGCTGTAGTCGGCGGCCAGGTTGAGCGCGCAGGCCAGCGTGTCCGGCGCGTTCTCGCCGTAGCGCTCCAGGTAGCGCTCGTAGGTCTCCTTGGTGAGCCGGCGCGCCTCGGCCTGCCGGCCCGCCTTGCGCAGCGAGACCGCCAGCGACTTGGCGTTGCGCAGGATCTCCGGCACGTCGATGTCCAGCACCTCGGCGTAGGCGTCGGCCACCTCCTGGTGGATCGTCACCGATCCCGCGTAGTCGCCCTGTTCCCGCAGGTCTCGGGCGAGCATGCCCTTGCTGGAGAGGGTGTAGGGGTGCTTGGCTCCGAGCACCAAAGTGCGCCGGTCCAAGGTGTCCTGGTCCAGCTCCTGGGCCGCCCTGCTGTCGCCGACCAGGCGCAGGTCGATGGCCAGGTTGTTGGCGATCGACAGGGTGCGCGGGTTGTCCTCGCCGAACTGCTCGCGGAACCTCTCCAGGGTCTGCCGGTCCAGCTCCAGCGCCTTGGCGAACTCCCCCAGCGCCCGGTGGTCGGCGCTCAGCGAGCCGGCTGTCATCAGGGTGTACGGGTGGTGCTCGCCGAGCACCTGGCGCTGGCTGCGCAGGGTGGCCTCGTCCAGCGCCATGGCCTCCGCGTACTGGCCCTGGGAGCGCATCACGTTGGCCAGTTGGAAGCGCAGCAGCAGGGTCTGCCGGTCGTCCTGGCCGAGCTTGGCGGTCCAGGCGTCGTCCAGCAGGTGACCCATCCGGCTCGCCTGGACGAACTCGCCGCGCTTCCACAGATAGCGGACCCGGTCGATCATCAACTGCCGGGTGTCCGACTCGTCGCAGTCGTGCGCCCGCGAAGGCGACAGGTGCGGCCAGATCTCCTCGAAGGCGGGCCAGTTGGCCGGGTCGTCGGTGTCGCCGACCACCGGGCGCGCGCCGATCAGGATCCGGTGCACCTCGTGCACGGTGTCGTTCTGCTGCTCGGGGGTCATCTCCGAGCGGATCACCTCCTGGACCAGCCGGTGCACCTGGATGCTGTTCGCACCCGCGTCCACCTTGGCCAGCGCGTACCGGCCGATCGCCTGGATCACCCGCCCCAGCAGGAACTTGTCGCTCAGCCCCGGGTCGAAGGGGACCAGCGCGCGGATCATCTGGTCGCTGTAGAAGAGGTTCATCGAGATCGGCTCGGGTGCGAAGTAGGCGCACAGTTGCAGCATCCGGGCGGCGGCCGGGGACTGTTCGCGCAGCCGGGCGATGGAGACCCGCCAGGTGGCGCCGACCGTCATCGGGTAGTCCACCGGGCGGCCCAGTTCCAGCACCCGGGCGGCCTCGGTCTGCAGGGCCGCGATGTACTCGGCGACCGGGGTGCCGGTGGCCTTCAGCCAGGCCCCGGCCACCTCGACGGCCAGCGGCAGGTCACCCACCGCCTCGGCCACCGCGTCCGCGTCCACCCGGCTGAGCGCGCCGCTGGTGCGCCGGGTGAGGTGGTCGATGCTCTCGCCGCGGGTGAAGACGTCCATGGTCAGCGCCTCGGCGTGGGTGGCCCAGGCCTGGTTGCGCGAGGTGACCAGGATGTGGCCGTTGCCGCCGGGGAAGTAGCGGCGGATCTCGGCCGGCTCGTCCGCGTTGTCGAAGATCAGCAGCCAGCGCTTGACCCGCTCCCCGCGGCGCAGCGACTCCAGCGCGATCTCGGTGGCCAGCGCCACCGGCTCGTTGCTGGCCCGGCCCATCTTGCGGGCGAGCTCCGCCAGTTGGCCCTGGATCTCGTCCTCCTGCTCGGCCGAGACCCACCAGACCAGGTCGTAGTCGGCCATGAAGCGGTGCGCGTACTCCAGCGCCACCTGGGTCTTGCCGACGCCACCGAGCCCGTAGAGGGTCTGCGGCACCGGCAGCACCGCGGTCGCGCCGCCGCCGAGCTGGTTGCGCAGCCGCTCCAGCAGCTCGGCCCGGCCGGTGAAGTAGGTGTTGCGCGGCGGCACGTTCCAGATCTCCGGCTGGGTGCCGGGAAACCGCGGTCCGCTCGCGGTGTCCACCGCCGGTGCCTCCTCCCGGCCCAGCGCCTTGACCAGCGCCAGCAGTGCCTGCGGCTCCTTGAGGTTGACCAGGTCCACCGGGTTGCGGCTGCTGAACGGGGCGACCAGCGAGGTGGAGCCGACCCGGACGGGGATTAACTGGCGGCGGGTGCCGGACGGGTCGGAGCCGACCACCGACTCCCACAGCGCGCGGGCCTGCGGGGAGCGCAGATAGGCCGGTGAGAGTACTGCCACGGTCCGGTAGGCCGCGTCCACCGAGCGCTCGGTGTCGGCCCGCGCGTCGGCGCCCGCGCCCACGTCCCTGGGCAGCACCCGGAAGCCGGCCGCGCCGAGCACGAACTCGATCCAGTCGGCCCACATCCGGTCCTCGGGCACGTAGCTGAGGTAGATGTCGGCCGGCACGGTGGGACGGCGGCGGGTGAACGCCTCGATGTAGCGCAGCCGCACCTCCTCGTCCATCGGCGGCAGCCCGCTGACCCGACCCGCGGTGATCATGTCGGTCAGCCGCTCGCAGGCCGAGAGCATGCTGGTCGGCGTGCCCACCTGGTCGCCGAAGGTGGCCAGGATCTCCTCGTAGGCGTAGAACGGCCGGTACGGGATCTCCACCGAGCCCCAGTAGTGCACCAGTTCCTCGTTGCTGAGCCCAGCGGGCAGCCCGTCGAAACGGATCCGGGCCAGCGCCCGCCCCGCGTCCGCCTTGTCCTTCTCGAAGTCGTCGATCCGCATCGGGACCGGCAGGATCCGGATCCCCCGGTCGCGGTAGCGGTCCGCGATGTGCTGGGCGATCCGGGAGGCGCCGTCGATGCTCTGGTCGCTCAGCGTGAAGCAGACCACCAGGTCGTCGGGCATCTGCACGGTGCAGATCTCGGCGGTGTCGGACAGTCCGGTGCGGCTGTCGATCAGCACGTAGTCGTAGCGCTTGCGCATGTCGGCACGGAGCGCGTCGAAGAACTGGCCGCCGTCGAAGCGCTCGTAGAACAGGTCCCAGTCCAGGCTGCCCAAGGTGCCTGAGTAGTCCCGGTCCTGGCGGCCCGCAGCCAGGAAGTCGATACTGCCGCCGGCCGGGAACCCGCCCCAGGAGAGCGGCACCGCGTGCCCGGCCACCTTGGCGAAGTCCAGGTGCCAGCCAGGGTGGTGGCCGATCTCCAGCAGCTCCCGCTGGTAGCGCTCGGGTTCGAGCAGTGCGTCGGCGTGCAGCTCGGTCTCCCGCAGCGCCTCCTCGCGGTAGTCGTTGATCAGCGTCATCACGCCCGGCGAGTCGGCCAGTTCGGCCGCGTCCAGGAAGGGGTGGAAGAACTTGGCCAGCCCGGGGGCCTCCAGGTCCCAGTCCACGGTGAGCACCCGGAAGCCGTTCGCCGCCAGGATCCAGGCCGTGTTGGCCAGCGCCATGGTGCGCCCGGTGCCGCCCTTGTAGGAGTAGAAGGTGATGATCCGGCCCTGGCGGTCCTCGTCGCTGGGCCTGGCCGGAGCGGGACCGGACGCGGTCAGCTTCGCTGCTGAACCACGCCCACCCACCCGGAGGTTGCGAGTCTGGTCAGACGTCATGATCTCCTCCTTCGTCATCCTCATCGAACTCGTGGTCGAGCTCGGGGTCGATCTCATCGTTCTCGTCGTCAAGGGCGGGCTCATCGTCCATGGCGGGCTCATCGTCCATGGCGGGCTCATCGTCCATGGCGGGCTCGTCGTCAAGGGCAGGCTCGGGGCGGTAGCGGTTCTGCGGCGGCCCGAAGGCGTCCCGCAGCCGGGGCCGGGACTCACCGGTCCCGGGCGGCCTCGGCAGCCCGCGTTCCTTGAAGGCCTTCTGCGCGCGGATCGCGGCGTGCTGGAAAGCCAGGCCGAAGTCGCTCGCGGTGGGCACCCCTTCGGGGTCGGTGCCGTCACCCGCGATCGGGCGGAACGAGGGTCGGGGGCTGCCGCCGCGGTGGCGCAGCACCTGCTCGCTGAGCGCGGCCAGGGTGTCGGTCTCGGCCGCGCACTGCGGATCGTCGCGGTTCCACGGCTCCACCACCGCCACCCAGGCGGGGTTGCGCCGGGCGAACTCACGCACCAGCGCACAGCGTTGCGGATCCTGCAGCACCCAGCGGTCGAGCAGCAGCACGCCGGGGCCCTGCGGCCGCTCCAGCTCCATCAGCCGGGCCGCCGCCAGGTCGAACTCGTGGATGGTCGGGTTGAGATCGCACTGCCGGGCCAGCTGCGCGGCCTTCTCGGCCAGCGCGCTGTCCCCGCCGCGGACGTACGGCTGCCAGTCGATGCGGCGCGCCCCGTAGTAGGCCCGGTCGCGGTGTGCGGGCACCTCGCTGTCCTTGAACGCCAGTACCGCGATGGTGAGTTCGTCGGCCGGCGAACGACCGGGAAAGGCCGAGGGATTGGTGGTGAAGTCCACCGGCTCGACCACCGGGACCACGGTCTCCAAGGCCACCTCGACAATGCGCCGGGCCAGTTTGTAGACCACCTTCTCGTACAGTCCCTGGTGGTGGCGCTGGGCCATCAGCGCGTAGAGCCCGTCCTCGGCGTAGGCGCGCGGAAAGCTGGAGTGGTTGAACTGCACGGCGCTGGCCACCGCCGGCAGCGCGCCCTCGCGCATGCCCACCCAGAGCACCGGCACGATCGCGCTGTTCTGCGCGGTGCCGCCCGGGGCGTTGGCGGCCCGCTGGGCGAAGGTGTACCACTCCTGGCCGCACGGGGTGCTGCGGAACAGCCGCGGGTGGTAGAGCGGCACGAAGACCCGGCAGGTGGCCAGCGCCTCGGAGATCTTCACCGCCCAGTTGTCGCCCTGGTGCATGGTCTCGTCCATGAAGCCCACCGGATCCGCGGTGGGCAGCGGCGTCAGCTGCAGCACGGCCTCGCACAGGTCCTCGTAGAACTGGCTGACCCGGGAATTGGGATTGCGCGTACCGACCGGCGGCATATGCGCGTAACTGAGGAAGAAATGCGGCTTCGCCGAGGCCTTCCGCCCGCCTTCAGCGTCGTTCACGCAGCCTCCCCCGGCGCCGACCGCCTGATCCCCCCAAGGGGCCCTCACAGTGTAGGAAGGTCGGCTTCCTCAGGGGAATACCACGACCAGCCAGACACACTGATCATGCGCCAGAAATCGGTGCCCTGTCAGGCCTTTCGGCGCATCCGAGGGCCGGAAGCGGGCGACCCGCCGGAGGTCAGCTCCGCGGTGAGCCACCCGTGCGCGGCTTCCACCGCAGGTGCCACCGGCATCAACAGCGCCTGAGCGCCCCCCACCGAGCCGGTCCGCGCCCCCACGAGCCGGATCTGCTTCAACATCCGTGGAAAGTGCGCGTCATCCAGGTCCACTCCGTCGAAGTACACCCAGCGCGGCCCGGTGCGCGGGTCCTCGACCACGCAGCCGTAGCGCTTGCGCGGCGGGCTGGGCACCCGGTACTCGGCCAGGTGCAGGACGGTGCAGCTGGTCATCGGCGCGCCGAGCATCAACACCCAGGCGCCGGCCCGGTAGAGCCGCCCGACCGGGGACTCCTCGCCGAGGTGGCAGTCGTACGGGTGCTCGGCCACCAGCTGCGCGGCGAGCGGACCGAGCGCGGCGAAGGAGGTCTGCGGGTGGGCGCTGCGCAGCGCGCGCGGGTCGCCCCGCAGCTCCTCGGAGAGTCGGCCCACCGTCGGCGAGCAGGGCGTGGCCAGCGGGTCGAAGGCCGGCATCGCGGCCAGGTAGGCCGCCCGCTCCAACGCCGACAGCTCGGCGGTGGCCTCTTGGTGTAGCCGGGAGGTCAGCGAGTTCTCCGGGGTCGCGGTGTACGCCACCAGGGTGCCGCCGGGCCCGAGCGCGGCCCGCAGCGCGGCCAGCACGCCGGCCGACTCGCCCGCCACCGGGCCCAGCGAGCGCAGCGCGGCGTGCACCAGCAGCACGCCGGTCCGCGGGCCCACGCCCAGGTGGCGCAGCTGGGCGGTCAGTTGCTCGACGGACAGCTGCTCGGCGGGGAGTTGCCTGACGGGGAGCACCTCAGCTACTGACCACGGCCACCGGGCGGACCGGCTCGGCCAGCGCCGCCGCCGCGCGCGCCTCGGCCGCCGCGCCCACCGGGACGGACAGCCAGGGCGCCACGGTGGCCCGCATGCCGGCCGCGAAGCGCTCGCCGAGCGCGGTCAGCGAGCCCGAGCCGCACAGGGTGTCGATCGCCCGGTCGGTGTGCCCGCGCCAGAGCGCCAGTTGGCCGCGCGCGTGCTCGGCCGCCTCGCCGCCCACCCCCTGGTAGGCCGCCACCCTGGTGCCCCAGAACTCGGTCACCGCCAGGTGTGCGTAGGTGCCCTGCAGCAGGCCCTCCAGCGGGCGCGGGTCCTCGCGCCAGGGCGCGTGGAAGCGACGTTGGTCGGCGCGGTCGTACAGATCGTGGAAGTCCAGCACCGCACCCAGCTTGACGTGCTGGAACTCGTGCGCGAGCAGCAGCGCCAGGATCGGCGCGGTGGCCGGGCGGGCCACCCCGACCGCGCCGAAGGCCTGCCGGGCGGCGGCGCTGACCTGGCGGCCGCCGGGGCCCTGGCGCAGCGGGGTGACGGTGCTCAGGCCGACCGCGATCCCGGCCGCGTACTGCGGAAGATCACGCAGCGTCAACTCCCAGGCCTCGCGCAACGCACCGCTCCAGTTGGCCAACTCCTCATCGGTCAGTCGCTGCTCGATGGGCCAACTGTGGCTGTCGCGCTGCGGGTCGGTGTCCTCCAGGGCCACCGACCAGCCGCCGGCGAAGGCGAGGCGGCGCACCGGCAGCCAGCGCTCGCCGCCGCACTGGTCGAAGCCGATCACCTGCTCGGCGCCGCCGCACTGGCGCACCGTGAACCCTTCGCTGCCACCACGCACCAGCGCCTGCCCCGAGCCGCCGACCAGCACCCGGCCCAGCGTGGGCAGGTGCACCGCACCGCCCCGCACCGGGACCGCCAGCTCCACCGCGCGCCCCGACCTGACCAGGGCGGCGGCGGCGATCTCGGCCAGGCCCCCGAGGTCGGCCCCCGGACCGCCGCGCTCACCGCCCGCTCCCCCGACGCCACCCTGCTCCCCCGCGCCGGCACCGCGCAGTCGGCGCACCGCCCAGGCCCGGACGTACGGGTGGGCGAGCACCGCGTCCACCGCCGCCGGGGCCTCGGTGTCCAACTCGGCGAGCAGCTGCCATGCCTGGCCCGCCGCCGGGCCGACGGCGGCCAGCAGCCGGCGGGTGAGGTCGAGCTGTC
It includes:
- a CDS encoding FxsB family cyclophane-forming radical SAM/SPASM peptide maturase, with the translated sequence MVPFSQFVLKVHSRCDLACDHCYVYEHADTSWRGRPRAVSTRVLDQAARRIAEHALAHRLPAVHVVLHGGEPLLAGPALLRRAASGLRAALPPDCALDLRIHTNGVRLNRGFCELFAEFGIKVGISLDGDRVANDRHRRFADGRSSHRQVLAAIELLREPEFRGLYAGLLCTIDVANDPLAVLEALLALDPPRIDFLLPHATWDALPKRPVTLGEHPYADWLLTIHQRWLELGRPVPVRTFDSIHRTLRGASSLTESLGLDPADLVVIETDGTFEQADSLKTAYDGAPATGFDIFANTLDEVARHPGMMARQSGLAGLSRECRACPVVRSCGGGLYAHRWRSGAGFDNPSVFCGDLMRLITTIRDRITPAPVPGLPAQADPKLAETQLDQLARGHGDAATVAALAAGQLDLTRRLLAAVGPAAGQAWQLLAELDTEAPAAVDAVLAHPYVRAWAVRRLRGAGAGEQGGVGGAGGERGGPGADLGGLAEIAAAALVRSGRAVELAVPVRGGAVHLPTLGRVLVGGSGQALVRGGSEGFTVRQCGGAEQVIGFDQCGGERWLPVRRLAFAGGWSVALEDTDPQRDSHSWPIEQRLTDEELANWSGALREAWELTLRDLPQYAAGIAVGLSTVTPLRQGPGGRQVSAAARQAFGAVGVARPATAPILALLLAHEFQHVKLGAVLDFHDLYDRADQRRFHAPWREDPRPLEGLLQGTYAHLAVTEFWGTRVAAYQGVGGEAAEHARGQLALWRGHTDRAIDTLCGSGSLTALGERFAAGMRATVAPWLSVPVGAAAEARAAAALAEPVRPVAVVSS